From the genome of Ectobacillus sp. JY-23, one region includes:
- a CDS encoding antA/AntB antirepressor family protein: MNSLKVVANEMLPVYENENGEKLVDARELHEQLMVSTRFNDWITRMISNYGFTEGEDFYSFLSKTTGRPSTEYLLTMDTAKEIAMVQNNETGRVVRKYFIKIEKQAKQQPQTQAEMLLLYAQQMVEQERKVQQLTQKVEETERKVEGISEIVALNSTDWRKDTTAILNKIAFKTGGFDQYGNIRNESYELLEQRANANLGIRVTNKKKKMALEGVAKSKVDKVSKLDVIDDDKRLLEIYLAVVKEMAIRYGIDYSRIKEESA; encoded by the coding sequence ATGAATTCACTCAAGGTAGTAGCAAATGAAATGCTTCCGGTTTATGAAAATGAGAATGGAGAAAAGCTCGTGGATGCTCGGGAATTGCATGAGCAACTAATGGTCAGCACTCGTTTTAACGATTGGATTACTCGGATGATTAGTAATTATGGGTTTACAGAGGGTGAAGACTTTTACTCATTTTTGAGTAAAACCACTGGCAGACCATCAACAGAATATCTACTCACGATGGATACTGCAAAAGAAATTGCTATGGTCCAAAACAATGAAACTGGCCGCGTGGTTCGGAAGTACTTTATCAAAATTGAAAAGCAAGCTAAACAGCAACCACAAACACAGGCGGAGATGCTTCTGTTATATGCACAACAAATGGTTGAGCAAGAACGTAAAGTACAACAACTCACACAAAAAGTAGAAGAGACTGAACGCAAGGTCGAAGGTATAAGCGAAATCGTCGCCCTTAACTCCACAGATTGGAGGAAAGATACCACAGCAATCCTGAATAAAATCGCATTTAAAACAGGTGGATTTGACCAATACGGCAATATTCGAAACGAAAGCTATGAACTACTGGAACAACGAGCCAATGCAAATCTTGGCATCCGCGTCACAAACAAGAAAAAGAAAATGGCGCTGGAAGGTGTGGCCAAATCAAAAGTCGATAAGGTTTCCAAATTGGATGTCATTGATGATGACAAACGCCTGCTTGAGATTTACTTAGCGGTCGTGAAAGAAATGGCGATTCGGTACGGTATTGATTACAGCCGTATAAAGGAGGAAAGTGCATGA
- a CDS encoding zinc-ribbon domain-containing protein → MCNFETDKNGHLIKCLHCRETNRFIDDVDMTHCIHCGYPLVNNCTNYGHCGRKIPPEAAYCPYCGSESHFLKADLVSSKRRTPGMIDISDDDLPF, encoded by the coding sequence ATGTGTAATTTTGAAACTGACAAAAATGGACATTTAATTAAATGCCTGCATTGTAGGGAAACAAATCGTTTTATAGATGATGTGGATATGACACATTGCATACACTGTGGTTATCCTTTAGTTAACAATTGCACTAACTATGGACATTGTGGAAGAAAAATTCCACCTGAAGCAGCTTATTGCCCCTATTGTGGAAGTGAATCACACTTTTTAAAAGCAGATTTGGTAAGTTCTAAAAGAAGAACCCCCGGCATGATTGATATATCTGATGATGATTTACCTTTTTAA
- a CDS encoding helix-turn-helix domain-containing protein, with protein MNIDQIIEEKVRNAVSEAIQPLVQLLEQASMSNQKPTLTLEEAGSILGAGMNTMYELVRTPDFPCLKVGNKWMVLHQELHQWMRQRARKGEGHGDREYH; from the coding sequence GTGAACATTGACCAAATTATTGAAGAAAAAGTACGAAACGCAGTAAGTGAAGCTATCCAGCCTCTTGTCCAGCTGCTTGAACAAGCTAGTATGTCCAATCAAAAGCCAACGCTGACATTAGAAGAAGCAGGTTCGATACTTGGAGCTGGCATGAACACCATGTATGAATTAGTTCGGACACCAGACTTTCCGTGTTTAAAAGTAGGTAACAAATGGATGGTGTTACATCAAGAACTACACCAATGGATGCGGCAACGTGCCAGAAAGGGTGAAGGACATGGTGATAGAGAGTACCACTAA
- a CDS encoding YqaJ viral recombinase family protein — protein MQAKVLVNTLNMDRETWLAMRSKGIGGSDVAALAGLSKWKSPVQVYLEKTGLLQKEDVQSDAAYFGNILEDIVAKEFSLRTGLKVQRRNAILQHPEYPWMLANVDRLIVGERVGLECKTTSEYNKKEWEGDEIPAAYLLQCQHYMAVTGYEAWWIAVLIGGNKFVYKKVERDEDIIHYITTIEKDFWQEHVEKQEPPMFDGTEASGELLKQMYPDALKDSFVSLGQQAELLIEARNQVEAELKALEKQKAEYENKLKAMLGENEAGGTEKYTITWKSVTSKRIDSKKLQQEMPEIYAKYVKESSSRRFAIK, from the coding sequence ATGCAAGCAAAAGTTTTGGTAAACACGCTTAATATGGATCGTGAAACGTGGTTAGCAATGCGGTCCAAAGGGATTGGGGGCTCAGATGTAGCTGCTCTTGCAGGATTAAGTAAATGGAAATCACCAGTGCAAGTGTATCTTGAAAAAACAGGCTTGTTACAAAAAGAAGATGTACAAAGTGATGCTGCGTATTTTGGCAACATCTTGGAAGACATAGTGGCAAAGGAATTCAGCTTACGAACTGGTTTAAAAGTCCAACGCCGTAATGCTATTCTGCAACATCCTGAGTATCCTTGGATGCTCGCTAACGTGGACAGGCTCATTGTAGGGGAAAGAGTTGGTCTCGAGTGCAAAACCACCTCTGAATACAACAAGAAGGAATGGGAGGGCGATGAAATCCCTGCAGCTTATCTTTTGCAGTGTCAGCACTATATGGCGGTGACTGGCTATGAAGCATGGTGGATTGCTGTCCTGATTGGTGGGAACAAGTTCGTGTACAAAAAAGTGGAGCGTGACGAGGATATCATTCATTACATCACCACTATTGAAAAAGACTTTTGGCAAGAGCACGTGGAGAAACAAGAGCCTCCAATGTTTGATGGTACAGAAGCATCAGGTGAATTGCTTAAACAAATGTATCCAGATGCCTTGAAAGACAGTTTTGTAAGTCTTGGTCAACAAGCTGAGTTGTTGATTGAGGCCCGGAACCAGGTGGAGGCAGAACTTAAAGCCTTAGAAAAACAGAAAGCAGAGTATGAGAACAAACTGAAAGCGATGCTTGGTGAAAATGAAGCTGGTGGTACTGAGAAGTACACCATTACATGGAAGTCCGTTACATCTAAGCGTATCGACAGTAAGAAGCTTCAACAAGAAATGCCAGAAATCTATGCAAAGTATGTGAAGGAAAGTTCTTCTCGCCGCTTCGCAATTAAATAA
- a CDS encoding helix-turn-helix domain-containing protein: MELKDRLRELRKKHKLTQKDVADFLGISESGYGYYEQGRNEPPLESIKRLAKKYDVPVNYIIAGDDENKPYDSLAEITAYIEKLGITSMSFFDIDKWKNLSPEDVEELKKHFDYVLHKAMERKRKQEK; this comes from the coding sequence ATGGAACTTAAAGATCGTTTAAGGGAATTGAGAAAGAAACACAAACTCACGCAAAAAGATGTTGCTGACTTCTTAGGGATTTCAGAAAGTGGCTACGGTTACTACGAACAAGGACGTAATGAGCCTCCTCTTGAAAGTATCAAGAGGTTGGCAAAAAAATATGACGTACCTGTTAACTATATAATTGCAGGAGACGACGAGAATAAACCTTACGACTCCCTAGCCGAAATCACAGCCTACATAGAAAAACTAGGAATCACCAGCATGAGCTTCTTTGACATAGATAAATGGAAAAACCTATCACCTGAGGACGTGGAGGAATTGAAGAAGCACTTTGATTATGTGCTGCATAAGGCGATGGAGAGGAAAAGAAAACAGGAAAAATAA
- a CDS encoding helix-turn-helix transcriptional regulator: MIKKRFKLIQLRKDANLFQKDVVYRLESQYGISITESYYGMIEQGVRTPSLEIALAISKVFDKSPEYIFFGD, translated from the coding sequence ATGATTAAAAAGCGCTTCAAGTTAATCCAACTTAGAAAAGATGCAAATTTGTTTCAAAAAGACGTAGTATATCGTCTTGAATCTCAATATGGGATCTCTATAACAGAAAGCTATTATGGCATGATTGAACAAGGAGTTCGTACTCCGAGCTTAGAAATTGCACTGGCTATATCAAAAGTATTCGACAAAAGCCCTGAATATATTTTTTTTGGGGATTAA